The Mycobacterium riyadhense sequence GTGATAACAACCACATAACTAAGATGCCCTGGCGAGACGGCAATGCGCATCGGCTGACCGGCTACACAGAGGATGAATTTGCGCCCCCCAATTGACGGAGCGCTCTTCTGCTAATTCTGCACGTCATGTCACGAGTTTGTCTGGCGCCCAGCGAGATTCAGATTCGTAGCGATCGTAGTGCCACTCGCGCCCACGAGGTGCGGCGTCAGTGCCGTAGCGGCAGCTCCACGCGCACGTGTGCCCCGACGGGCTCATTGACGATGGTTAGCGTGCCGCCGGCGGCTTCCACGCGCGACCGATGCGAGGCCAGACCGATGTGTCCCTGTGCGAGACGCCGTGCCGCGGCGTCACGGCTGATACCAATCCCATTGTCTACCACATCGATACGAGCCACGTCACCGGCGACTGCCAGTTTCACCGATGCCCTGCTGGCCTGCGAATGACGGGTCACGTTGGCCAACAACTCGCGGACCACTCCGAACAGGATCGGGTCGATCGCATTGGCTGCCTGGTAATCAGTGTCGGTTGTGATCAGTATTCCCGAGCGAGCCGCCGCAACCGACGCCAGCTTTTCGACGGCAGCGGCCAAGCCGACCTGATCGAGTACGGCTGGGTGTAGCTCGAAGGTCGCCTCGCGCAGCAACCGCGAAGCGTCCTGCAGGCTCGCCAGTGCGTGCTCGAGAGGCGCATCGGGGGAGACCTTGACGAAGTCTGCGATATCACGCCGTGCGGCCAGCACATCTTGCAGCGGTCCGTCATGGATGGATTCTGAAATCTGCCGGCGTTCGGCCTCCGAGGCGGTCATCGTCTGCGCGAGTAACTCATCGCGGGACCTCGTCAGTTTCGCCATTTCGTCGACATTTCGCAGCCGAAAAATCACCACCAATAGAGCTGTGCCGCAGATAAATCCGTACATCAGCACGATCAGCGCCGTTATCCCTGCGCCAAGACGTGGTGCGATCACCGGGTCCAGCAGAACCGATGCGGTAAATACCGCAAGGCTACAAGCCAGCACGGTGGCGGCCCGTCGCACCGACAACTCGACAGCCACCATCCTCGGTAGCAACGCCATCACCAACAGCGGAATATATCCGCCGGGCGACAACAGCTTGAAGCCGAACACCGCCGCGACGTCAACCAACGCGAAAGTCAGTAACGCTTTGTCACCGGTAAAGCGCGACTTTGCCGCAGAAAACGCCACTGTCAGCGTGCATATCGCGATGAGCGCGTAGCTGCTAAGCAGCGCAATCTGCGCGGGCCATCGAGTCGGATCGGTGTCGATCACCATCCCCAAAAGCATGATGATGACCACTCCGCCGCGAAGCATGGATCCGGCCTGCAATGAACGCAACCGCTGTTTGCGAAGGACCTGCTCGACATCGGTGCTGCTCATCGTTTCTCTAACATACGACGGGACGTCAGCAATTTTGGTGTTTCTCGCGTCCCATGCCGCGAATGTAGATCGTTTCTGCCTCAACCGGATTGCGATCAGACCACACCCACTCGCGCAAGGGTGCACAAAGTCGGATAGTACAGATCGCGATTCCATCCGACCGCGGGAAACACGACACCCTGGAAGAGGCTTGGGACCGCAGCGCGCGCACGTTCATGCCCGGTTTCGATATCGAGCACCACGACATGGTCTGCGCAGCGGCGCGCCCCTGCCGCGCGCACCCGCCGATTGTTCAACAACGGCCCGCCGTACCCCATCAGTCGGCGCAGACGATGGCCGCGTAGTCCGGGGAGACGGGCGTGAAAGTCGTTGATGACGACCTCGCCGGTGTCGGCGAATCGGACCATGTGGCTGGCCGTGGCGTACGGGCGCCGCCACAGGCGTTCCAGGCCGGCATCGCCGAGGCGCCAGGCGGCGAGAACGGCGTTGGCCGAGTCGTAGCCCAGTGCGATCCGGCGCTGTGGGTCGTACAACGGCGGGTTGGTGACGGCACCCCGCGCGATGCCGCAGATGTCGACGAACTCGTGATCGGTTGCGTCCGTTAGGGAGACACGGATTAGCTGATTGGCGCTGGTCGCCACACCGGCGGCGAGCATCGAATGGGTGTAGGTGTGTTCGCCGTTGTTCAGAAACCACATGTGGCCGCCGTCCACCACCGGATCCCAGCCGTAGCTCTGGTCCGGTCGGCCACCGTAGCGCAGCACCCAGCTGTCATCGAGCTCCAGTCGTTCCGCCGCCGGGTCCCAGATGTAACGGTACGTCGTGGTTACACCTACCACGTAAATCGCGTGGCCGTCGCTGGACAGCCGTGCGATCGTTCGCTCGGGCAGCTCGACCTCTGCGCAACGCGGCTGCAGGCGTTCGGGTTCCAGCAACGAGAGCCGGGCTCCCCGCGAGTCGTTCTTCCTATCGAAATCCTTTGTGGCGATGGTCCCATCGGCGAGGATGACGAAGGAGTTGTACGGGCGGGGCTGGGGCAGCTCGCGCCGCTCGATCACCGAGCAGTCCGGCGCCAGTCGATGGCACCAGCGTCCAAACACCGTGTACAGCGAGCCGTTGGCGTGGGCCGCGAGTCCGCCGGGCCAGAACGGCCCCGCGGCTAGTTCCGGTGAACGTTCCAGTGGCCGTAGCGACTCGGGATCGATCCGCTCGACCCACCCGGTCGACGGACTGGCGAGCATCCGCGGCCCCAACGTGTGCCGCAGCACATACACCTCGCC is a genomic window containing:
- a CDS encoding sensor histidine kinase, which gives rise to MSSTDVEQVLRKQRLRSLQAGSMLRGGVVIIMLLGMVIDTDPTRWPAQIALLSSYALIAICTLTVAFSAAKSRFTGDKALLTFALVDVAAVFGFKLLSPGGYIPLLVMALLPRMVAVELSVRRAATVLACSLAVFTASVLLDPVIAPRLGAGITALIVLMYGFICGTALLVVIFRLRNVDEMAKLTRSRDELLAQTMTASEAERRQISESIHDGPLQDVLAARRDIADFVKVSPDAPLEHALASLQDASRLLREATFELHPAVLDQVGLAAAVEKLASVAAARSGILITTDTDYQAANAIDPILFGVVRELLANVTRHSQASRASVKLAVAGDVARIDVVDNGIGISRDAAARRLAQGHIGLASHRSRVEAAGGTLTIVNEPVGAHVRVELPLRH